Within the Stigmatopora argus isolate UIUO_Sarg chromosome 23, RoL_Sarg_1.0, whole genome shotgun sequence genome, the region AGTtgcttcctgttggttttgggtcaaTCCCTGTTTAATTTAAGTCTCTTCCTCGTGGCATTTCTGAGGCGCTTTTTGTTTTTGACGTCACTTTcctatttttgttattgttagaTTGAATGGAGAAGTTCTTAATGACTACAACAATTGATTCATCGTGCTAAAGTCATCAGAAAATGACCAAACATAGTCAATTGCCCTACTTTTTAacttaaatcattggctgtcgtccaatccatttgagccgGGCGGGCAGCAAGCCATTGTTCAATAGCCGCCAGCCTTccaggttcaaatggattggatgtctacgagTGACAAACTCCTTTCAATTCACAAAAGAAGGAGAAAAGCGAcacgattggacatctgtcatcgTCAACAGCACTAAAAGAGTTGATGGGTGACGAGGACAACAGACTGAAGCAAAacctattatttttattggtaTTCTCGCTCTAGCATTGAATCTAATCTCAGACCAGAAGCAGGACAGAATTTTTGCCTTAACTTCATCTGGAGCAGAGCACCATGGTAGCTGGCAAGGGCATGATGCGACACTCGTGCGTTCACTCTTTTTGCCGCCAGAGAGTCAAGCACCGGTTTCAGCCAGTATAAATAGCGGGTTTGCAGCCACCGTGGCTGAGTGGCGCAACGGCGGCGGCAAGGAACAGCTGTAGTCACTCTGTCGCTCTTCTGAGCCCGTCAATCACAACACTTGAGCGTCTCAGAGGCCGTTCGAGAACTCATCCGTGTTTTTTGCTCATCACAACATAATATGTAACATACCAGcaagtacatttttattttaagtgtcCATTTAAATCTTTGGTTGTGAATTACCTGCACAGAAACAGACTTTCACTTCTCCCGAGGTGAtttgaaacatgtttttttttaaacacagatTAGACCGTGTTAATTGGATAGATAGCCCGAAAAGATTAGGTGCTctctcaggttttttttttcacctgccACAGCCGGTAAATAATAGAGCTCCTGGGTCCAGATGCGGTGTGTTAATCTGCTGACGAAGATGTTGGCTTAGCGGATGGGGTCAATTTGAAGCAGAGGTGTAAAATGggtcgtttttggggggtttgtctGTTTTCAGTTCCTTCAAACCTGATTTCGTCCTGATTCGTCAACACGCCTACAGCATGGTCCCGGGAGAGGACTTCAGGAACCTCGTCATCGGCTTGCATTTTGGCGGCGTGCCCAGTATCAACTCCCTTTTCTCCATCTACAACTTCTGCAGCAAGCCTTGGGTGGTAAGTCAATTGAACTGGTGACCTCCGAGGACTCATATTATGACTCACTCTGCAGTTGATTCACAATACTGCAGTGGAAAACGGGGCAACTTTTCAAAGATGTGCCTACTTGACTAAAGACAACTTATTTGCCTCGCAGTTCTCCCAAATGATAAAGATCTACCAATCTCTCGGTGCGGAGAAATTCCCCCTGAACGAACAAACTTTCTATGCCAACCACATGCAGATGGTAAGTGCCCTCATGTTactttaaatcattggctgccattgatggtggtagacctccaatttattttgactgccaTTCAATACAAATTGGATGTTTATCGCACTCAATGGCACCAAGTGCGTGAATTAACCAAATTATATTGTTGTAGTGTTGTTTTGGAACATGTAGCTAGCCGGAACAAACGTGTCATAGCGATCCAGAAACATGATTGAATAAATATGCTGCCTAGCTATAAGTAGCATTGCAAAGTCATTGTAAGCTAATGTACCAATAGAACACCCGGTTTCAAAAGAATATACTTGTTAACAGGAATGATTAGGGTATGAGAAAAGTGTACTACTGCAACAGCTATGGGTTGTAATCATCGCACACTCttatatgattattattataattatgatATTATAATACAtgataaaacaaagaaaaaggaaaacacccataaaattatattcattcagtctttattataaaaatataaaatagccATACTTCAGGAAACAGCCTTTTACACATAGGCTGTACACACTTTCCtcgattggatttttttttcctcagaaggATCAAACCCGAATATATTTACATAAATGTGAACCACAGAAACTGACACACAAGACCCTCAGTTGGAGAAAAAGCACCATCACCAATTTAAAAAGATTAGTCGAGATAATCGGACCTTGCACTAAAGATGAGAAAGTTTCAATTTTACACTTGATGAAGGTATCTACTTCATTAAATATTAGGCAGTGTGTCAAATAGTATGAAGGAAATTTGGCATGCCGTAATAAGCGGCGATTGGGCTGTTCTTCCAACCTCGGGGCAAATGTGTGTCtcacaatttaatggaatggacTGAAGATACTGTTCTGGAAAGCAAAAGTAAGAAAAGCAGTCAAAGAATGAATGCAGTGACAATATTGTCACGATGATCTATTGTTTGCGTCCATTTCAAATAGAAAAGGATTGAAAATCGATGTGAAAAATACGTGAAACCTCTGCTTATTATTGATTGGAGAGAAAATGATGATCACAGGAATAACAACACGATATTCAACTTGATCCTGTCCTGCATTCAGGACACTcggctgtttttcttttcttttgttttcatatatatttatagatatatacacatcCACGACAAATCTACCATCTGATCCAGATAAATAAAGCCTATACGGAGGTTTCAGCTTAGTCGATATTTCATTTCTTTAGCTtatgtacaataaaaataaaatctctgGACAACATGCCACTTTTCAGATCTGTACAGTGCGACTAGCATAATATGAACAATTTCTAAACTGACTTTTTTTGCATCAATCGGCTGTAATCGATGGATTTTAATATTGTTGTCCGGCCTCGATCATGGtcatacattctttttttttttaagtttctgaagacaattgaaaatgaatgatagaGTTTCGCTAGGTCTATACAGTAGCGCCCAAAAAATCAATCAGAAGTGCTACCAAACAGGCACTGTAATGGATTGGCTGTCTTTTTGACTGGGATTTAGAAGTCTTGTAATACTATACAAGGGGtgaaatggcatcaaagaggAGGAAATGGCAAGACACTGTCAGGTTCAGGGGTCAGTTGTGTTGACGACCGTTTTGTCGCGGGCGTTCATGCCACGGTACCAGCTGCAGTAACCTTCCTTTTGCTGGATGCAGGCATAGTGTCGCGACTGGTAGCCTGGGTAGCCGAAGTGGGAAAGCATGTCTGTCCATAGGCACTCGGTCTTGGAGGTCACAAAGCAGGGCAGGTAGTGGCAGGGTTTAATCTAAACGGACAGAAACGCCAGTTAAAATGAAGCCAGCTTAGCATTTGAATAGCTCCAAGAAGCAATCTCGCAATTATCCCCCACAAATAAATGCAATTCACTGAGCACTCTTTGAGCTTATTGCAGTTTGGATTTCTTTTAAACGCTGCTCTCACTTCCAGGTGTTTGCACAAAAAGCACTCGCTcctgaaaacaaaaaggaagaTTCACGCAGCTTAACCATCCCCCCCAGGAGGTAATGAACGGAAACGCTGTTTATTGACAGAACGTCGCAGTCTCCGGCTGCCTATTTGGCTTGTGAATGAGACGAATTAAGTTCAATTTCAACTTCCCAATTTGGGTGCTTAATGGTTAGGAGAAATTGTCCTCCACGGGTGAGAGATGTGCAACTTCCTGATCCAGAGTTATTTTAATAAGTGGAAGAGAAACACTGGCAACCTTTTTTTTGACTGTTTGATGGATAGTCTCTTTCAGATGTGGGGGAGAGGGGCGGCTTCCTTACAAGTGCTGGGAACAAGCGGGTCTTTGTAAAGGGCCAATAACACAAGACGATGATGTTAGCAGATGTCTAGGGATGCTCCacatagttgtagtagtagtagtagtaggaataTTCGTCTGTTTCCGCACTGGAAGCACTCACCCTGCAGTTGCAGCCCAACTGGTAGCGGTGGTTGATGCCTTTCTTCTGGGCCAAAGAGAGGCGTTCCCACCGCTCATTAAAGTTGCACAGTCCAGTGTACACCTTGCCGTCATACACCCGGCCTAAGAAATACAAGTCAAGGACGTTTGATGTTTGCTGTTTTTCAAGGAGCCCAACAGTGTGGGATACAGCATTTAAATCTTAATTATCGCCATGTGGATGAGTGAGTCTCTGCGGGCTTGTGCTGATTAGATGATGAAAGCCATGGTGCTACTTTTAAGAGGACATTCGTGGCTGGAAAACCAAGCCGCGCAGTAGTAAACAAGAGATGACGACCAGTCTGCCACGAAGAGCATGCGGGCTGGTTGACTGTCGTCGCCACCCTGAGCAAACTAACGTATGTCTTTCAAGGCGTTCTGGAAACGGGCACCCAGAGTTTCTTGATTCACTCACGGGTGGTAAGACAATCTCGTACGTTAAGCCCAATTAAACCGTCGCCCCTATTTCTGAATAACCAAAGGTCACCGTGCGTTTATTTTTGGCGCCGTGGACTGTTTGCGGCTTACCGACTCCTGGGACAGGTGCTTTACGACAACCGCATGCGCATCAGGATTGGTCACCGCACGCCCCTTCGCCGTGTTTTCCTCGCGTCGGAATTTGACAAtcattgggtgttttttttttcccctgccatGCATCCCCAGACTGGAGTTAATGAGTCCACAATCACACTTCTAACATTGCGCTGAATGCGAGACACGTTCCTGAAATACTAAAGACGTCCCTCTCTCTCACACCCACGTGTTTAGATCGACTTAATATAGACGTCCCGAGAGCTGCGCTGATGTCACGCTCGCTGTGGCGGAAAAATATAGCCACCATCCCCTGGCAACCCACCAGCACCGCGGGATGTAGTTTCGTTCTTTACGGGTCAGGGCTTAGCGTCGGTTACATAGGCCAAACACAGCGGGGTCCAAAGTAAACTGCACTTCTGTTAGAAATAGCAAGTCATAAAATGACTTCTGCTGGAGACTTCAGGAGGTGGTTTTTGGAATTCCTTTCCGAAAAAccttaaagtattttgaagCTTTCAGAGGAAATCATATTGTAGTGATGTAAAGTCTCTCCGACATCTCCGAAACGGTTCCCACAAGGTTTGAGCATGAAATTGTTCAATATGTCTCAAGAATTAAGGTTTAACGCTAACTAAGGCGCTTAGTCTAACTCCTGTTATTTAACTGAATTGTGTCTAAACTCCCTAGTCCGTGTAATGTAGCCATGTCTACTGGATAAATCACTGGGGGTTTCCATTGTCGGATTTTCCACCAGCAAACAAAATTACTTGAGGTGACGCTGTTACAATTGTCTCTACCGTGGAGGTCATTAGAAATTGGGATAGTATATGAATGTAAATGAGGTCGAAATGAAGTCTCATGGCTGCGGTGCAGAAACAATCCAATAGTCTAGAAAGCTTTATGGACTACTCCTGTTTATGAATCCAATTCAACAACTCGCCTGTAATCAGGTACTGGTACTTGTTGATGTCAAACTTGACTCCGCACAAGCTTTCCGAGGCATCAGTGTAGATGTGCTGCACGTGCTGGACTTTTTCGAAGCCTTTGTACATCTGGATGACATGAGAAGCAAAGAGagtttaaaaaagagaaaaatgatgAACAGATAAAAAGACTCGTGCCTTTCCATACCCTCTCCCTGGCAGTGCACCCTTTACTTAGCCCTCCACGTCAATAATCTGGTGTGAAATTAAGCATGTCGGCTTTATCAGATGACATTCCTTAAGGAATGCCTAGCGGGAGAGGGAGTATTAGTGCTGGGCCCTAAGCAAATCAAAAGATAACACGATTATATGTCGTGTAATGTGCTTCGACTTTGATGCCGCGCTGGCAATCAGTCCCGTTATTCGTCGCTAAGCTGTGCACCTCGGTTCCCTCTTATTCAGCTCAGGTATGCGGAGTCAGTGTTTACCCTGAGAACTGTTGGCTTTTCTCTGCCGCAATTTATTTTGTCTGGGAACAACAGGAAATCTATGTTTAGACTCAACAGGCCCAGAACAAACTGTTACATTAGCTTGTGTGCTTTcgggtggtgttttttttcatcagatTTGTTTGAATTCGGTAAGATTTGCACGCCTATATAATCAGCCGGCGGGTAAACTTCCAAATAGGCTGACGGGATTCCAAATAAATCGAGCAAAAGGTCAAAAGCCCGATCAAAATGCAAACCATGGTAGAAAAGGTCATTTTACATTAACATTGTTAATGTTTACGCTCATGCCGTGTCGGACTGTTGGAATGTTTACATGAGGAGTTTGGTTCAGGTGTAATGCTGGCAAAGCCGTATAATCCCACAGTTTGGCTCCTGCCTAAGTGGTGGGCTGATGTCAGCATCGCTGAGAAATATGCAGCGTTATGTAAGCATATTGGAAGTGACATGGTTCTCCACAACGACAACATTTCAGACGGTAGAATCAAGTTCATCTCACCTTCATTTGCTTGACGGCGTAGCGCATTGTTCCAAAGGGTCCGTCTCTCAGTAGCTTCTTGCCCACAACTTTAGCGCGGATAactgcagagagagagagagagagaagaagcCCCAAGTCAACAACTTTTGCAGCAGATACCAACAAACTGTCACATTCCATCACCCGTCCAACTACGAGagtcaataaatacaatttcaagACCACGTTGACATTACGGTTAATCAGTTTATCTGATTAATTGCGTTATTGCCGTTTGCCAAGCGGGGTGAATGAAAGGGGGCCACTCGGGGGACCTTTGTTGACGCAGTAGGCAATGGTAAGAAAAATCTGCCTGGGTATCAGACAAACAGTAACTTGTAGAATGAGTTCTGTTAAAACAAGCCTTGTGAAAGATCTTATCAAAGCGTAATACCCTCATGTAAATGCTCTTTTCCGATGTATGTTTGCTTTCCCTCGCGTCGGAGCAAAGGGTCTTACTGTAAAACGATGATTTGAGCTGGTGAATTGAGCCCCAGCAGACCCGCGGGTCCTGCATAAGAGATCAGTCCTCTGTGTAGTTCACCTGCTGCCCAAAACCCAGCAGCCGCAGACACAACTAACTCTGAGCGTGCATGTTATCTTCCCCTTGTGGAATTTCCTTCCAACATTCTTTGGGGTTCACATTCCCCAGAAAGGAGGGTGAAACGGCGAGGAGCCCGCAAGACGAAAGCATCTGGCATCCTGACGCCTTGGTTGGAGTTGGTCAAACTGAAATTCCTCAAGGCGAACGGCAATAGGGATCAAAACAAGACCCTAAAAGGAATAAATGCAGGAAAATGAAGATCCCGATTTGAGATAAGAATTATCGTAATGTCTACGCTGCAATTTCTCCATCTGTTAACAACATACACCACCTGTTAGATGTTAACTATTCCTATATGTAGTCCCCAGGCCAGGTGGAGAAACCTAACATTTCACATCATAAAATTGGTATTTAGTTgcgctgcaatttttttttcgacTTGTAGGTCTTTTGTGAAGCAAATGACATGTTTTAGTCCCAAAGGAACCAGTTAAGAAAGCTTAGATAACGCATTTGCCCAAAAACTCAGTTACCTTTCAACATTAATTTATTAACAGCGCACAATTGTAGCTTTGCTGACTAATTACCAAGCAACTAAAGcccaattaaaaatgaatgtgcaagtgtaaccagactttttccccccttcctcTTATTTAACGTCCAAATCCTTCGCCGCACTGACCTCAAAACCAATCCTCCGAAGAAACACTTTAGTGGGTGTTTGAAGGGACCCCGCGTCTGCTGATTCAACTCAAGTACATCCAGATAGGACCCCTTTTGTTGGACAGCGGCCTCTAATTGGGCGCTGGTGGTGCCATCATCCCGAGGAATGTGCAACGGGGACAGAGGAGTTGTGTCACTCCGTGACGTCCGAATAGCTATATTTACTGTGTTTTCCAACCCAGACCTAAGGTTtgagtttgaatttgatttatttaataaaggacagcacatattaatgaacatatatatatatatatatatatatatatatatatatatatatatatatatatatatatatatatatatatatatatatatattcaggttaatgaacatatatatgtaaacattccatctttagtcccttatgtaggttgaagataaacgatgagatatactagacacacacatacacacacgtagcacagttttagacagcgttgtgatcgcaattttgttcggctaatagccaggctttaagatgattggcgaagaggatCAGAGACGGTTGTTCACATATGGTAGTTGggattgagttccaggtatgtgaggcacggacAGAGACGGTGCTTTGgatgaatgcactctttttgaagggaactgcacagtcacctctagagccagcccttgtttttgtacaaaatcttgcagtggaggaggaactttgttttggaagattttgtaaactaaaggTGGCAGCTgcatatgtttgtttttttaatatctgacagtgttggtgcatttttggttttctgtccaatatttTCAGAGCTTGcgtataaatggtttcaattgggttaagtgttgttttgcaggctgatgaccaacttgttaggcagtaaggtgtgacttatactccaatATAGGGGACACGTAAAACCTCTTGGCTCAAAAAGTCCGCTTTgcgagtatttttttaatccattcatccAAGAAGTGATCTCCCGTCAGCCTTTTCTGATACCGCAGCCGTGACGCACTTTCATGCCTAGCAGAGGATGTGACATCAATTTTCATTAGTGGGAGTCTTTTCCGTGATAAGAGAGGTAACCGCGGTAAGAATAAATTTTTCGTGCTTTCTCCCACTGAAAGCAGAGGATTACACAAGCGCAGCCCTTTTATCTTAAGGTGAGCCCGTAATTGAGTTTAACTTTTCCTGCCCACGTACTACGCGGTGAGTCATTTGCAGGCGTACGAGTGACTGCGAGTGAGAAAATAAAGCGAGGCGTGAGGCGGGCGACGGCGATTTTTAGTATGCAGAAAGTGGTCCAAGTTTGGGGAGGCAAGTGGGCGGGAGAGGAATTCTCACGACGGCACACTAGCAGCCTCAAAAATAAACACTAGAAATGAATCCCTGCTGTGGAGGTTTGCGTCAAATGcatggaggggggaaaaagcaacCTAGTGTTAAACACGTCTCACAATGCAGGTCAAAGAAAAGTCGAAAAGTTCTAGCTGCATTAAACTTGGTCGAATTGTGTACATGTTGAAATCAAGCGTTGCAGGTGCTTATAGAATTTGAATGTTGTGTGAACTGTGGGTTCAATACTTTTTAGCAGAAAGTGAAACTCGTGCTTAATATTGAATCATTTCGCTTAGGTTGAGCTTCTTGTCATtcataaattacattttcaaaatcagtgttgaaaaatgacaaaaggttTTGGCAGAAGAAATTGTTGTTCATACTAGAGTGCTCTGTACAAACGTATTGAACAGAATAAGTGGAAATCGTGGTAAGAAAAAGTTCTCCAGCAACAGAGACCTTTcgctatattttgtttccattttagaTGCCCCTTTATGTCCTCTTGAACGAGGTTAAGGACCAGTCATTGTGCATGAATGCCCGTGCGTTCGAGTAATTGTCCGCGCGCTGGCTGTTTGAAATAGTGAAAACCCGAGCGGCCTTGTGATCATTAAAGAAGGAGGGGGGGTGTACAAGCGAGACATTTGATACGCCTAGCCGAGGGAACAAACATCTCAACCTTGTGTGGCATCTCCAGCCTTTGTCAAGACATTCTATTTGAAGTACATATAGGATAAACTGTCCGATCCGAGCTTTCATAACTGGAAATCTTAGTTTTTTTCACTTGTCGCGCCAGGACTCAGTTACTGTAGTACAAGGAGAGTGGTGTCATTAAGCCCCCCAGTTATGCAAAGTTTTAGAGCCACCAGGTTTCCTGACAAAGGACCACTGtgtgtaccaaaaaaaaaaaggtaggaCCAAGCATCAGCCATAAACGCGTATCTCACTAATCCCCTACAAGTGACCTGGTTCATGACACACGTAGAGGTTTGGCCCCGTCACCCCCCAAGTGCTTGGGAACCAACACTGTTATGGCACCGATATTAAATCTCAGGGTCAAAGTTTGCTGCCAGGCCTCTAATCTTGCTTTCAGAGGGCTTTGCGACAACAAGGGCTGCTGGTTTCCCTCTTGCGAATGGGCGGCTTAACCAGCAATGCGATGGCTGCCAAATAAGGGCCATCAAACCAGCAGGTCAGGTGCCTTGTAGCAATACTGACTTGctgggaaaatgttaaagctACAACGCACACTGCAGATTACTAAGCATGACTGACAGGAAACAAACTGCGACAAGGCACTTTTCAACTCTAATTGAGATTCACTGAATCAAGTGGCTGCGGGTGATTATGGGTCATGGCCAGGAAAACAAGAGGGAAAGAAAGGCTTTGAACTGAAGTGCGCCTTGTAAATCGGGAAGATTCAGGCCTGTCACCTTTGATGTTGACAGTCGGAATTAGAGGCTTTCTCCCTCGCCGCATTAGCGCATAAAACCTTTTTTGCCTTTTGCGCCTGTTTGAACGATCTTTCTAGCATTTCGCATAGAGCATTCTCTGAACTTCCAGCTTTTCGAGATCAAAATAGAACTTGTACGTTGAGAAGGTCGCGACGGACATCTCCAGCTAAGCCAGGGAACTCGGAAAAGAGATTGGATTGGCTCGTCGTTGATCACTCGTCTCATTGAAGTCGGTTCCAGATTCTGACTCTGGTGAACGTGAGCGGCTTTTTCGCTCCAGCTAAGCTCGAGGCGGGATTGACGAGGCGAGACGTTTACAGCTCTTTTTGAACTCCAAGCAAATTCTCTTCTGGGTCTCACGACTGAGTGTCAGGTGACGCGAGGATAAACTCCGCAACGTGTTTGCGGGAGCCGCCGTGGGCTGGGGGCCGCCGTTCTCATGTGGTTTTCCCATTTTCGTGTGATCCCGCTATCGCTCAAATCCAGCTCACGAGGGTATGTGATTTTGGCAGACACCGACGAGGGGGAAATTGTAAACACGGAGCTGGCGGAGGAATTCAAACCATTCCCACAGGATGCTTATGGGCAAATCGAATCGATTGATTTTGGAATCTGCCACAAATTTCCCTCAAGTGACAAGCAGATATGTTTTTCCAACTTGTTTTTGTAAAGTTTGGCAATCCCAAACCGTAGTTATGACGTAACCTTGACTGATGAGTTTTATCAGCCTC harbors:
- the LOC144068876 gene encoding metalloproteinase inhibitor 3, whose amino-acid sequence is MQSLYRHLLSLLLVSSLQLHQLTEGCSCALTHPQDAYCNSDIVIRAKVVGKKLLRDGPFGTMRYAVKQMKMYKGFEKVQHVQHIYTDASESLCGVKFDINKYQYLITGRVYDGKVYTGLCNFNERWERLSLAQKKGINHRYQLGCNCRIKPCHYLPCFVTSKTECLWTDMLSHFGYPGYQSRHYACIQQKEGYCSWYRGMNARDKTVVNTTDP